In one window of Arachis ipaensis cultivar K30076 chromosome B06, Araip1.1, whole genome shotgun sequence DNA:
- the LOC107648062 gene encoding cytochrome b5, with the protein MAKTYTFEEVGTHNHKEDCWIIIHGKVYDVTSFLYDHPGGGDVFLVAPDEKDASVGFDEVGHSESAIEMLETYYVGELDTDTITSTTVSGGENHALPPHAPAAATNANHSFAVKILVALLMLALAFVVQYYYGKGNNPPNGEN; encoded by the exons ATGGCCAAAACTTATACCTTTGAGGAAGTCGGTACGCACAATCACAAAGAAGATTGCTGGATTATTATCCATGGCAAG GTGTATGATGTGACCTCATTTTTGTATGATCATCCAGGAGGTGGTGATGTTTTCCTGGTGGCCCCCGATg AGAAGGATGCATCCGTTGGATTTGACGAAGTTGGGCACAGTGAATCTGCCATAGAAATGTTGGAAACATACTATGTTGGAGAGCTTGATACTGACACCATTACTTCTACCACTGTTTCCGGCGGAGAAAATCATGCTCTGCCGCCACACGCACCCGCCGCCGCCACCAACGCCAATCATAGCTTTGCTGTGAAGATCCTTGTGGCATTGCTCATGCTGGCGTTGGCTTTTGTTGTTCAATACTACTATGGCAAAGGAAACAACCCTCCCAATGGTGAAAACTGA